The proteins below come from a single Alnus glutinosa chromosome 9, dhAlnGlut1.1, whole genome shotgun sequence genomic window:
- the LOC133877974 gene encoding tropinone reductase homolog At1g07440-like isoform X4, which produces MAQVDNRSKDGRWSLEGTTALVTGGTKGIGYAIVEELAGLGATVHTCSRNEVDINKCVHEWEAKGFQVTGSVCDISSRPQREELINTVSHQFHGKLNRSLVINNVGTTSHKPTLEVTAQDFSFITGTNIESAYHLSQLAHPLLKGSGRGSIVLISSIGGLLSIGGASLYGASKGAINQLSRSLACEWARDNIRTNCVAPAVIRTPLSEDVRKALKTINSRTPIGRPGEPEEVSSLVAFLCLPAASYITGQTIYVDGGMTVYGFNPWSQ; this is translated from the exons ATGGCTCAGGTAGATAATCGTAGCAAAGATGGTAGATGGTCTCTTGAGGGAACGACGGCTCTTGTTACTGGTGGAACCAAAGGAATCGG GTATGCTATTGTGGAGGAATTGGCTGGGCTTGGGGCTACTGTGCACACCTGCTCTCGGAATGAAGTCGATATTAATAAATGCGTGCACGAGTGGGAGGCAAAGGGCTTCCAAGTTACTGGTTCAGTCTGTGATATTTCTTCTCGGCCCCAAAGAGAAGAGCTTATAAACACAGTTTCTCATCAATTTCACGGCAAACTCAATAGATCTTTGGTT ATAAATAATGTGGGAACAACTAGTCATAAACCAACCCTAGAGGTGACAGCTCAAGATTTCTCATTCATCACGGGTACCAACATTGAATCTGCTTACCACCTGAGCCAGCTTGCGCACCCTCTTCTCAAAGGATCGGGACGAGGAAGTATTGTTCTCATTTCTTCCATTGGTGGATTGTTGTCAATAGGTGGTGCATCCCTTTATGGAGCAAGTAAAG GAGCAATAAACCAACTTTCTAGAAGTTTGGCATGTGAGTGGGCACGAGACAATATCAGGACCAACTGCGTTGCACCTGCAGTGATAAGAACTCCCTTATCCGAGGATGTAA GGAAAGCCTTGAAAACTATAAATTCACGGACTCCTATTGGACGACCTGGGGAACCAGAGGAGGTATCATCCTTGGTAGCGTTTCTCTGCCTTCCTGCAGCCTCTTACATAACTGGACAGACAATATATGTTGATGGAGGGATGACTGTCTATGGATTCAATCCCTGGTCGCAGTAG
- the LOC133877974 gene encoding tropinone reductase homolog At1g07440-like isoform X1 encodes MAQVDNRSKDGRWSLEGTTALVTGGTKGIGYAIVEELAGLGATVHTCSRNEVDINKCVHEWEAKGFQVTGSVCDISSRPQREELINTVSHQFHGKLNRSLVINNVGTTSHKPTLEVTAQDFSFITGTNIESAYHLSQLAHPLLKGSGRGSIVLISSIGGLLSIGGASLYGASKGAINQLSRSLACEWARDNIRTNCVAPAVIRTPLSEDVSAFDLLAYILIICRTPIGRPGEPEEVSSLVAFLCLPAASYITGQTIYVDGGMTVYGFNPWSQ; translated from the exons ATGGCTCAGGTAGATAATCGTAGCAAAGATGGTAGATGGTCTCTTGAGGGAACGACGGCTCTTGTTACTGGTGGAACCAAAGGAATCGG GTATGCTATTGTGGAGGAATTGGCTGGGCTTGGGGCTACTGTGCACACCTGCTCTCGGAATGAAGTCGATATTAATAAATGCGTGCACGAGTGGGAGGCAAAGGGCTTCCAAGTTACTGGTTCAGTCTGTGATATTTCTTCTCGGCCCCAAAGAGAAGAGCTTATAAACACAGTTTCTCATCAATTTCACGGCAAACTCAATAGATCTTTGGTT ATAAATAATGTGGGAACAACTAGTCATAAACCAACCCTAGAGGTGACAGCTCAAGATTTCTCATTCATCACGGGTACCAACATTGAATCTGCTTACCACCTGAGCCAGCTTGCGCACCCTCTTCTCAAAGGATCGGGACGAGGAAGTATTGTTCTCATTTCTTCCATTGGTGGATTGTTGTCAATAGGTGGTGCATCCCTTTATGGAGCAAGTAAAG GAGCAATAAACCAACTTTCTAGAAGTTTGGCATGTGAGTGGGCACGAGACAATATCAGGACCAACTGCGTTGCACCTGCAGTGATAAGAACTCCCTTATCCGAGGATGTAAGTGCATTTGACTTGTTAGCATATATATTAATCATATgta GGACTCCTATTGGACGACCTGGGGAACCAGAGGAGGTATCATCCTTGGTAGCGTTTCTCTGCCTTCCTGCAGCCTCTTACATAACTGGACAGACAATATATGTTGATGGAGGGATGACTGTCTATGGATTCAATCCCTGGTCGCAGTAG
- the LOC133877974 gene encoding tropinone reductase homolog At1g07440-like isoform X5: MAQVDNRSKDGRWSLEGTTALVTGGTKGIGYAIVEELAGLGATVHTCSRNEVDINKCVHEWEAKGFQVTGSVCDISSRPQREELINTVSHQFHGKLNRSLVINNVGTTSHKPTLEVTAQDFSFITGTNIESAYHLSQLAHPLLKGSGRGSIVLISSIGGLLSIGGASLYGASKGAINQLSRSLACEWARDNIRTNCVAPAVIRTPLSEDVTLKTINSRTPIGRPGEPEEVSSLVAFLCLPAASYITGQTIYVDGGMTVYGFNPWSQ; the protein is encoded by the exons ATGGCTCAGGTAGATAATCGTAGCAAAGATGGTAGATGGTCTCTTGAGGGAACGACGGCTCTTGTTACTGGTGGAACCAAAGGAATCGG GTATGCTATTGTGGAGGAATTGGCTGGGCTTGGGGCTACTGTGCACACCTGCTCTCGGAATGAAGTCGATATTAATAAATGCGTGCACGAGTGGGAGGCAAAGGGCTTCCAAGTTACTGGTTCAGTCTGTGATATTTCTTCTCGGCCCCAAAGAGAAGAGCTTATAAACACAGTTTCTCATCAATTTCACGGCAAACTCAATAGATCTTTGGTT ATAAATAATGTGGGAACAACTAGTCATAAACCAACCCTAGAGGTGACAGCTCAAGATTTCTCATTCATCACGGGTACCAACATTGAATCTGCTTACCACCTGAGCCAGCTTGCGCACCCTCTTCTCAAAGGATCGGGACGAGGAAGTATTGTTCTCATTTCTTCCATTGGTGGATTGTTGTCAATAGGTGGTGCATCCCTTTATGGAGCAAGTAAAG GAGCAATAAACCAACTTTCTAGAAGTTTGGCATGTGAGTGGGCACGAGACAATATCAGGACCAACTGCGTTGCACCTGCAGTGATAAGAACTCCCTTATCCGAGGATGTAA CCTTGAAAACTATAAATTCACGGACTCCTATTGGACGACCTGGGGAACCAGAGGAGGTATCATCCTTGGTAGCGTTTCTCTGCCTTCCTGCAGCCTCTTACATAACTGGACAGACAATATATGTTGATGGAGGGATGACTGTCTATGGATTCAATCCCTGGTCGCAGTAG
- the LOC133877974 gene encoding tropinone reductase homolog At1g07440-like isoform X2: MAQVDNRSKDGRWSLEGTTALVTGGTKGIGYAIVEELAGLGATVHTCSRNEVDINKCVHEWEAKGFQVTGSVCDISSRPQREELINTVSHQFHGKLNRSLVINNVGTTSHKPTLEVTAQDFSFITGTNIESAYHLSQLAHPLLKGSGRGSIVLISSIGGLLSIGGASLYGASKGAINQLSRSLACEWARDNIRTNCVAPAVIRTPLSEDLLEGKALKTINSRTPIGRPGEPEEVSSLVAFLCLPAASYITGQTIYVDGGMTVYGFNPWSQ, from the exons ATGGCTCAGGTAGATAATCGTAGCAAAGATGGTAGATGGTCTCTTGAGGGAACGACGGCTCTTGTTACTGGTGGAACCAAAGGAATCGG GTATGCTATTGTGGAGGAATTGGCTGGGCTTGGGGCTACTGTGCACACCTGCTCTCGGAATGAAGTCGATATTAATAAATGCGTGCACGAGTGGGAGGCAAAGGGCTTCCAAGTTACTGGTTCAGTCTGTGATATTTCTTCTCGGCCCCAAAGAGAAGAGCTTATAAACACAGTTTCTCATCAATTTCACGGCAAACTCAATAGATCTTTGGTT ATAAATAATGTGGGAACAACTAGTCATAAACCAACCCTAGAGGTGACAGCTCAAGATTTCTCATTCATCACGGGTACCAACATTGAATCTGCTTACCACCTGAGCCAGCTTGCGCACCCTCTTCTCAAAGGATCGGGACGAGGAAGTATTGTTCTCATTTCTTCCATTGGTGGATTGTTGTCAATAGGTGGTGCATCCCTTTATGGAGCAAGTAAAG GAGCAATAAACCAACTTTCTAGAAGTTTGGCATGTGAGTGGGCACGAGACAATATCAGGACCAACTGCGTTGCACCTGCAGTGATAAGAACTCCCTTATCCGAGGAT TTACTCGAAGGGAAAGCCTTGAAAACTATAAATTCACGGACTCCTATTGGACGACCTGGGGAACCAGAGGAGGTATCATCCTTGGTAGCGTTTCTCTGCCTTCCTGCAGCCTCTTACATAACTGGACAGACAATATATGTTGATGGAGGGATGACTGTCTATGGATTCAATCCCTGGTCGCAGTAG
- the LOC133877974 gene encoding tropinone reductase homolog At1g07440-like isoform X3: MAQVDNRSKDGRWSLEGTTALVTGGTKGIGYAIVEELAGLGATVHTCSRNEVDINKCVHEWEAKGFQVTGSVCDISSRPQREELINTVSHQFHGKLNRSLINNVGTTSHKPTLEVTAQDFSFITGTNIESAYHLSQLAHPLLKGSGRGSIVLISSIGGLLSIGGASLYGASKGAINQLSRSLACEWARDNIRTNCVAPAVIRTPLSEDLLEGKALKTINSRTPIGRPGEPEEVSSLVAFLCLPAASYITGQTIYVDGGMTVYGFNPWSQ; the protein is encoded by the exons ATGGCTCAGGTAGATAATCGTAGCAAAGATGGTAGATGGTCTCTTGAGGGAACGACGGCTCTTGTTACTGGTGGAACCAAAGGAATCGG GTATGCTATTGTGGAGGAATTGGCTGGGCTTGGGGCTACTGTGCACACCTGCTCTCGGAATGAAGTCGATATTAATAAATGCGTGCACGAGTGGGAGGCAAAGGGCTTCCAAGTTACTGGTTCAGTCTGTGATATTTCTTCTCGGCCCCAAAGAGAAGAGCTTATAAACACAGTTTCTCATCAATTTCACGGCAAACTCAATAGATCTTTG ATAAATAATGTGGGAACAACTAGTCATAAACCAACCCTAGAGGTGACAGCTCAAGATTTCTCATTCATCACGGGTACCAACATTGAATCTGCTTACCACCTGAGCCAGCTTGCGCACCCTCTTCTCAAAGGATCGGGACGAGGAAGTATTGTTCTCATTTCTTCCATTGGTGGATTGTTGTCAATAGGTGGTGCATCCCTTTATGGAGCAAGTAAAG GAGCAATAAACCAACTTTCTAGAAGTTTGGCATGTGAGTGGGCACGAGACAATATCAGGACCAACTGCGTTGCACCTGCAGTGATAAGAACTCCCTTATCCGAGGAT TTACTCGAAGGGAAAGCCTTGAAAACTATAAATTCACGGACTCCTATTGGACGACCTGGGGAACCAGAGGAGGTATCATCCTTGGTAGCGTTTCTCTGCCTTCCTGCAGCCTCTTACATAACTGGACAGACAATATATGTTGATGGAGGGATGACTGTCTATGGATTCAATCCCTGGTCGCAGTAG
- the LOC133877421 gene encoding tropinone reductase homolog At5g06060-like → MAHVDNRGKDRWSLKGTTALVTGGTKGIGYAIVEELAGLGATVHTCSRNEVDVNKCVREWEGKGFQVTGSVCDLSSRPQREELINTVSHQFHGKLNILINNVGTNIPKPTLEVTAQDFSFIMSTNLESAYHLSQLAHPLLKGSGAGSIVLLSSIGGLLSLGGSSVYGASKGAINQLTRSLACEWARDNIRTNCVAPAATMTPLLLNVVKENVKSMELSNSRTPLGRPAQPDEVSSLVAFLCLPSASYITGQTIYVDGGMSAYGFDP, encoded by the exons ATGGCTCACGTAGATAATCGCGGAAAAGATAGATGGTCTCTTAAGGGAACGACAGCTCTTGTTACTGGTGGAACGAAAGGAATCGG GTATGCTATTGTGGAGGAATTGGCTGGGCTAGGGGCTACCGTGCACACATGCTCTCGGAATGAAGTCGATGTCAATAAGTGCGTGCGCGAGTGGGAGGGGAAGGGCTTCCAAGTCACTGGTTCGGTCTGTGACCTTTCTTCTCGACCCCAAAGAGAAGAGCTCATAAATACAGTTTCTCATCAATTTCATGGCAAACTCAATATTCTT ATAAATAATGTGGGAACAAACATTCCTAAACCAACTCTAGAGGTGACAGCTCAAGATTTTTCCTTCATCATGAGTACCAACCTTGAATCTGCTTACCACCTGAGCCAACTTGCGCATCCTCTTCTGAAAGGATCGGGAGCTGGAAGTATTGTTCTCCTTTCTTCCATTGGTGGGCTGTTGTCATTAGGTGGTTCATCCGTTTATGGAGCAAGTAAAG GAGCAATAAACCAACTTACTAGAAGTTTGGCATGTGAGTGGGCACGAGACAATATTAGGACCAACTGCGTTGCCCCTGCGGCCACAATGACTCCGTTACTATTGAAT GTAGTCAAAGAGAATGTAAAATCCATGGAACTTTCAAATTCACGGACTCCTCTTGGACGACCTGCGCAGCcagatgaggtttcatccttgGTAGCGTTTCTCTGCCTACCTTCAGCCTCTTACATAACTGGACAGACAATTTACGTTGATGGAGGGATGTCTGCATATGGATTCGATCCCTAG